In a genomic window of Bacillota bacterium:
- a CDS encoding SAM-dependent methyltransferase codes for MTSLSPRLTALLELLTPCRCLAEIGSDHGLLITTAVACGVAERGVAVEINRSPYLESQKAVLTAGLEDRIEVCLGDGLKPLAVGEVDALCIAGMGGGTVARILARGETKLTAVRQLVLQPNVDAAELRQYLLTSGYAIVDERLVLDGDYLYQVLRAEPGEGGSYSPLELEYGRQNLARHDPLLLQLLSRDLAHWLRVRDELTKGRGESIARRQSEVEERITLLKEAVSHASL; via the coding sequence ATGACATCTCTTTCACCCCGACTTACGGCCTTGCTAGAGCTGCTCACCCCCTGTCGCTGCCTGGCGGAGATCGGTAGTGACCATGGTTTGCTCATTACGACTGCGGTGGCATGTGGAGTTGCCGAGCGCGGCGTGGCGGTAGAGATAAACCGTTCGCCGTACCTAGAGAGCCAAAAGGCAGTCTTGACGGCAGGACTCGAGGACAGGATCGAAGTGTGCCTTGGCGATGGCCTTAAGCCCTTGGCCGTAGGAGAAGTAGATGCCCTCTGCATCGCTGGCATGGGCGGCGGAACAGTGGCGCGCATACTGGCTAGGGGCGAAACAAAACTTACCGCGGTTCGGCAGTTAGTGCTGCAGCCGAATGTCGACGCGGCGGAACTTAGGCAGTACTTGCTTACTAGCGGCTATGCAATCGTGGACGAACGCTTAGTTTTAGATGGCGACTACCTGTACCAAGTGCTGCGCGCCGAACCAGGCGAGGGCGGCTCGTACTCGCCGCTTGAACTTGAATATGGCCGCCAGAACCTTGCCCGGCATGACCCATTGCTGCTACAGCTGTTGTCGCGCGACTTGGCGCATTGGCTCAGGGTGCGCGATGAGTTGACTAAGGGCAGGGGCGAGAGTATCGCTAGGCGGCAGAGTGAGGTAGAGGAGAGGATTACCCTGCTAAAAGAGGCCGTAAGCCATGCCTCGCTCTAG
- a CDS encoding redoxin domain-containing protein, which translates to MFENFTVKVGQDVPNFRLDVLDTAAVEFSEISLERLKAERKWTILFFYPGDFTFVCATEFAAISAKYEEFKRLGAEVITVSKDTKYAHLVWQRVEKMLEDVKYPMGADPTGNISRLFGVYDESSGLALRGTFIISPDGKLMNSEINYFNIGRNIDELMRKFKANRYLANHDSEACPAQWAEEGDQTLTPSIKMVGKVYEQYGKE; encoded by the coding sequence ATGTTCGAAAATTTCACAGTTAAAGTAGGCCAAGATGTTCCAAATTTCAGGCTCGATGTGCTAGACACAGCTGCCGTTGAGTTCAGCGAAATCAGTTTAGAAAGGCTCAAGGCTGAGCGCAAATGGACCATCCTCTTCTTCTATCCCGGCGACTTCACTTTCGTCTGCGCCACAGAGTTTGCCGCCATATCCGCCAAGTACGAAGAATTTAAGCGTTTAGGCGCTGAAGTCATCACGGTGAGCAAGGACACCAAGTACGCCCACTTGGTTTGGCAACGCGTAGAAAAAATGCTGGAGGACGTTAAATACCCCATGGGTGCCGACCCCACCGGCAATATCTCGCGCTTGTTCGGCGTCTACGATGAAAGTTCAGGCCTCGCCCTACGCGGCACCTTCATTATCAGCCCCGACGGCAAGCTTATGAACTCTGAGATCAACTACTTCAACATCGGCCGCAATATCGATGAGTTGATGCGCAAGTTCAAAGCCAACCGCTACCTCGCCAACCACGACAGTGAGGCGTGCCCGGCGCAGTGGGCAGAAGAGGGCGACCAAACACTCACACCTTCCATCAAGATGGTCGGCAAAGTTTACGAACAATACGGAAAAGAATAG
- a CDS encoding glycine--tRNA ligase, whose translation MTVTMDKIVALCKSRGYVFAGSEIYGGLANTWDYGPLGAELKRNIKKLWWQKFVQESPYNVGLDSAILMNPEVWVASGHVGGFSDPLIDCRACKSRFRADHLVEEAAKVNVDGWAQAQLKSYIDSEKLKCLKCGAHDFTEIRQFNLMFKTYQGVTEDSRAEIHLRPETAQGIFVNFRNIARTTRRKLPFGVGQIGKAFRNEITPGNFVFRTREFEQMELEFFCQPGTDLEWFAYWRKFCHEWLLAIGLRPESVRLRDHAKEELSHYSAATTDIEFKFPFGWGELWGIADRTDFDLKAHMAKSGEDMRFLDAESNEKFVPYVIEPSLGVERLALALLADAYCEEQLAPDDSRVVLRLHPAVAPLKAAILPLSKKLGSEAEVLYRELAKHFMVEYDEAGSIGKRYRRQDEVGTPFCITFDFESLEDRAVTVRERDSMAQVRIPIDTLKEYIRSRITID comes from the coding sequence ATGACGGTTACCATGGACAAGATTGTGGCACTCTGCAAAAGCCGTGGCTATGTTTTCGCTGGCTCTGAGATTTACGGTGGGCTGGCCAACACCTGGGATTATGGACCGCTAGGGGCCGAGCTAAAACGGAATATTAAGAAGTTGTGGTGGCAGAAATTTGTGCAAGAATCACCCTACAATGTGGGCCTAGACTCCGCCATTCTTATGAACCCAGAGGTATGGGTGGCCAGTGGCCATGTGGGTGGTTTCTCAGACCCGCTTATTGACTGTCGGGCCTGCAAGAGCCGCTTTCGGGCTGACCACCTGGTAGAGGAAGCGGCCAAAGTGAATGTGGACGGCTGGGCGCAGGCACAGCTTAAGAGTTACATAGATAGTGAAAAGCTCAAATGTCTAAAATGCGGGGCGCATGACTTTACGGAGATTAGACAGTTTAACCTAATGTTTAAGACCTACCAGGGTGTCACCGAAGACTCAAGGGCCGAGATTCACCTGCGGCCGGAGACGGCACAGGGTATTTTTGTTAACTTTCGTAATATAGCGCGCACTACCCGGCGCAAGCTGCCCTTTGGAGTAGGGCAAATCGGCAAGGCTTTTCGCAACGAAATTACACCGGGCAACTTTGTCTTTCGCACGCGCGAGTTTGAGCAGATGGAGCTGGAGTTTTTCTGCCAGCCCGGCACGGACTTAGAGTGGTTTGCCTACTGGCGCAAGTTCTGCCACGAGTGGCTGCTGGCCATTGGTCTTCGCCCAGAGAGTGTACGCCTGCGTGACCATGCTAAAGAAGAGCTCAGCCACTACAGTGCCGCGACGACAGATATTGAGTTTAAGTTCCCCTTCGGCTGGGGCGAGCTGTGGGGCATTGCCGACCGTACAGATTTTGACCTTAAGGCCCACATGGCGAAGTCAGGCGAGGATATGCGCTTTCTTGACGCCGAAAGCAACGAAAAGTTCGTACCCTATGTTATTGAGCCCTCCCTAGGTGTGGAGCGCTTAGCCCTAGCATTACTGGCAGATGCTTACTGTGAAGAGCAGCTCGCCCCAGACGATTCGCGGGTCGTGCTGCGGCTACACCCAGCAGTCGCCCCCCTTAAGGCGGCCATCTTGCCGCTTAGCAAAAAACTAGGCTCAGAGGCAGAAGTGCTTTATCGCGAGCTCGCCAAGCATTTTATGGTGGAGTATGACGAGGCGGGAAGTATCGGCAAGCGCTACAGGCGTCAAGATGAAGTAGGCACACCGTTCTGCATTACTTTCGATTTTGAGTCGCTAGAAGACCGCGCCGTCACTGTGCGCGAGCGCGACTCTATGGCCCAGGTGCGCATACCGATCGATACCCTGAAAGAGTATATTCGGAGTCGCATCACCATCGACTAG
- the trpS gene encoding tryptophan--tRNA ligase, giving the protein MARVFSGIQPSGILTLGNYLGALKHFVERQALHEAFYCIVDLHALTLPQDPAALREQVRTLAAVYLAAGLDPERATLFVQSQVPEHSELAWLLQCLSYLGELSRMTQFKEKGEGRESVSVGLYTYPVLQAADILLYDTELVPVGEDQKQHIELCRDIALRFNQRFGDVFVVPEHQIAKLGARIMSLDDPAKKMSKSSPTPASYISLLDTPETMQKKIMRAVTDTGSEVKYDPEQKPGVSNLLVINALLSERSIASLEELFVGKGYGALKKDTAEVVVAVLDPLRRRILEYLESPDLDMTMRAGAEKARAVASVTLSRVQKAMGLR; this is encoded by the coding sequence ATGGCGAGAGTTTTTTCGGGCATTCAGCCCTCGGGGATTTTAACCCTCGGTAACTACTTAGGTGCGCTTAAGCATTTTGTGGAGCGGCAAGCTCTGCACGAAGCCTTTTACTGCATTGTAGATTTGCACGCCTTAACACTGCCCCAAGACCCCGCCGCGCTGCGCGAGCAAGTGAGGACTCTGGCCGCGGTTTACTTGGCGGCCGGTCTAGACCCCGAGCGGGCCACGCTCTTTGTGCAGTCACAGGTGCCAGAGCACAGCGAACTGGCTTGGCTTTTGCAGTGCCTGAGTTACCTCGGTGAGCTTAGCCGCATGACGCAGTTTAAAGAAAAGGGAGAGGGCCGCGAGTCTGTCTCAGTCGGCCTCTATACCTACCCTGTTTTACAGGCTGCCGATATTTTGCTCTACGATACGGAGCTTGTACCCGTAGGGGAAGACCAGAAGCAGCATATTGAGCTTTGTCGCGATATCGCCCTGCGCTTTAACCAGCGCTTCGGCGATGTTTTCGTCGTGCCCGAGCATCAAATCGCGAAGCTCGGGGCACGTATAATGAGCCTTGATGACCCAGCAAAGAAAATGAGCAAATCTAGCCCTACCCCGGCGAGCTATATTAGCCTGCTCGATACGCCAGAGACGATGCAGAAGAAGATTATGCGCGCTGTTACAGACACAGGCAGCGAAGTAAAGTACGACCCCGAGCAAAAGCCCGGGGTGTCAAATCTCTTGGTTATAAACGCCTTGCTCAGCGAGCGCAGTATCGCTAGTCTCGAGGAGTTGTTTGTGGGCAAGGGCTATGGGGCGCTTAAAAAGGACACCGCCGAAGTAGTGGTTGCCGTGCTAGACCCCCTGCGGCGGCGCATCCTCGAGTATCTAGAGTCGCCTGACCTTGATATGACTATGCGAGCGGGGGCCGAAAAGGCCAGGGCTGTGGCTAGCGTGACGTTAAGCCGTGTGCAGAAGGCCATGGGCTTACGCTAG
- a CDS encoding TPM domain-containing protein, with amino-acid sequence MRRACALIFILLLFVPAISFAAVPARPAELTFVNDFAKILSPSQSDTLTQVLQGIEQATTAELVIVTMPNLGGETALTFSQRLFSEWGIGKREKNNGMLILVSIEEREFRFHTGYGLEGVLPDSYLGALMRQYITPAFGEGRFYDGLALALLSTDGIVPRLEREHNVTIDTTAVAIPGENTASWADMLGSGVFLVIILALLMTRGGRSMLWFLLGHGLGSMNRGGRGGRGGGFGGGFGGGGFGGGRSGGGGAGGRW; translated from the coding sequence GTGAGAAGAGCCTGCGCTTTAATCTTCATACTACTACTTTTCGTGCCCGCCATCTCCTTCGCGGCAGTGCCGGCGCGTCCGGCAGAGCTCACCTTTGTCAATGACTTTGCCAAGATACTCTCTCCTTCGCAAAGTGACACCCTCACCCAGGTACTACAGGGTATAGAGCAAGCCACCACCGCAGAATTAGTAATCGTCACCATGCCTAATCTCGGTGGAGAGACGGCCCTTACCTTTTCGCAACGGCTCTTTTCCGAGTGGGGCATTGGCAAGCGCGAAAAAAATAACGGCATGCTAATTCTGGTGAGCATAGAGGAGCGCGAGTTTCGCTTTCACACCGGCTACGGCCTTGAAGGCGTGCTGCCCGATAGCTACCTCGGCGCTCTTATGCGGCAGTACATTACCCCTGCCTTTGGCGAAGGCCGCTTCTACGACGGGCTGGCTTTAGCCCTGCTCAGCACAGACGGCATCGTTCCCCGCCTCGAACGCGAGCACAATGTAACCATCGACACCACCGCAGTAGCCATACCGGGGGAGAACACTGCCTCGTGGGCCGACATGCTGGGCTCCGGAGTATTCTTGGTCATCATCCTGGCCCTTCTTATGACTAGGGGCGGACGTAGCATGCTCTGGTTTCTCCTCGGACATGGCCTAGGCAGCATGAATCGGGGTGGCCGCGGTGGCCGGGGTGGCGGCTTTGGCGGCGGCTTCGGTGGTGGCGGTTTCGGTGGCGGACGCTCCGGCGGCGGTGGCGCAGGCGGCAGGTGGTAA
- a CDS encoding LemA family protein: MFLGSSYNSFVSLSQEVDAQYAVIESKLQRRFDLIPNLVETVKGHMAHEAEVFGNIADARARMAGARTVDERVAASNELESAFSRLLVVMENYPQLKAQESVARLMDELAGAENRISVERDNYNAVVRQYNTRILSFPAVIMARMFGYSSRPYFQADPAAQQAPRVNLGN, from the coding sequence ATGTTTTTGGGTAGCTCCTACAATAGTTTCGTGAGCTTATCCCAAGAAGTTGACGCCCAGTACGCCGTAATTGAAAGCAAGCTGCAGCGCCGCTTTGACCTTATACCCAACTTAGTGGAGACGGTCAAGGGGCATATGGCACACGAGGCCGAGGTCTTTGGCAACATCGCTGACGCTAGAGCCAGAATGGCCGGGGCACGCACGGTCGACGAAAGGGTGGCGGCCAGCAACGAACTCGAGAGCGCGTTCAGCCGGCTCTTAGTCGTCATGGAAAACTACCCGCAACTAAAAGCGCAAGAGTCAGTCGCCCGCCTTATGGATGAGCTCGCCGGCGCCGAAAACCGCATCAGCGTCGAGCGCGACAACTACAATGCCGTGGTCAGGCAGTACAATACGCGCATACTCTCTTTCCCTGCGGTCATCATGGCCCGTATGTTTGGCTACAGCAGCCGTCCCTACTTTCAGGCTGACCCCGCTGCACAACAGGCGCCACGCGTCAACTTAGGCAATTAA
- a CDS encoding SAM-dependent methyltransferase, translated as MDKRLLAPLGVVGEKMQGRDFQFLQVETDGRRVEISPLWGRAGFVVQTKGESTYEVPLEDITMWLEQHIGAAKKVLLRCVLRSTETLVTLESGKIKVHTKAAEHLRSDAGAPPSAHSQAVITGTRQDFIKAEPARKMLTALGIMSPTGEIKGDKRRKFYQVDRFIELLSHMVADWPRGEELVVLDCGCGKSYLSFALNYYLHEVLGIKCFFIGIDQNQDVVDASRRIQEELIYRNMEFVRAEVSNYVPSKKPHLVLSLHACDTATDEALALGLAMQAKYIIAVPCCQAALTESIDYGALQSLARHALLKQRLADVLTDGLRVLALEAAGYKVSVVEYVSPLDTPKNLMIRAERSQTTPSARAYDELKRVLKVEPWIDRLSR; from the coding sequence ATGGATAAGAGGCTCTTGGCACCCCTAGGGGTTGTCGGTGAAAAGATGCAAGGCCGCGACTTTCAGTTCTTGCAGGTTGAGACGGACGGGCGTCGGGTAGAAATTAGCCCGCTGTGGGGGCGTGCGGGCTTTGTGGTACAAACAAAGGGCGAGAGCACCTACGAGGTACCACTAGAGGATATCACAATGTGGCTGGAGCAGCATATTGGTGCGGCGAAAAAAGTTCTTCTGCGGTGCGTCCTGCGCAGCACAGAAACTCTCGTGACTCTCGAGTCTGGTAAAATTAAGGTGCATACTAAGGCCGCGGAGCATCTTAGGAGTGACGCCGGAGCGCCGCCATCCGCGCACAGCCAGGCAGTAATCACGGGAACGCGGCAAGATTTTATTAAGGCCGAGCCAGCGCGTAAAATGCTTACGGCGCTAGGCATTATGAGCCCTACAGGCGAAATTAAGGGCGACAAGAGACGCAAATTTTACCAGGTGGACCGCTTTATAGAGCTCCTATCGCACATGGTGGCGGACTGGCCGCGCGGCGAGGAACTAGTGGTGCTAGACTGTGGTTGTGGCAAGTCTTACCTGTCTTTTGCCTTAAACTACTACTTGCACGAAGTGCTCGGCATTAAGTGCTTTTTCATAGGCATTGATCAAAACCAAGATGTAGTGGACGCCTCGCGCAGAATTCAAGAGGAATTGATTTATCGCAACATGGAGTTTGTCCGAGCAGAGGTAAGCAATTACGTACCCAGCAAAAAACCGCACTTAGTCCTGAGTCTGCATGCCTGCGACACAGCCACCGACGAAGCGTTAGCACTCGGTCTCGCCATGCAGGCCAAGTACATTATTGCCGTGCCCTGCTGCCAAGCCGCGCTCACTGAAAGCATCGACTATGGCGCGCTGCAGAGTTTGGCTCGTCATGCCCTGCTAAAACAGCGACTCGCCGATGTCTTGACCGATGGCCTGCGGGTGTTGGCGTTAGAGGCGGCGGGCTACAAAGTGAGTGTTGTAGAGTATGTCTCGCCGCTCGATACACCTAAGAACTTGATGATTCGCGCCGAGCGCAGTCAGACCACGCCTAGTGCTAGAGCCTATGACGAGCTCAAGCGCGTGCTCAAGGTCGAGCCGTGGATTGACCGCCTCAGTAGGTGA
- a CDS encoding S9 family peptidase, with product MKRPLSETDLLRMQFISSPEMSPCGKTIAFVKTHIEGETMEYRSHIFAVPTGGGDLHQLTAGGKAETAPRFSPCGTKLVFVSDRGVDKQLWLLDLSLGGEARPLTTMRYGATNPVWSPDGQQLVFLSRASGSDDVARLLTPRTQQEKEAEEKNRREEAKVVDKIKYKADEAMGLLDGKHSHVWVVGLEGGTPRRLTEGDFDHHSPSFSPCGSYLAISSNRDSDTEFAPYDSDIYSVTLATGEIKRLTATPGPAADPVWSPDGKHVAYVGHTLEYRFATLNRIYLVSSCGGEPVCVTSGFDRSIGDHTNSDCRYGDGGRSLTFSADGQRLYFMASDRGDTHVYVVRLDTRTVDQVTRGRRHVQGLSFDKNTSVAAMCEATFLQPAEIYVLEADGSERQLTHVNAALLAEISLSEPEEFWYEGVDGWDIQGWLMKPVNFAEGKKYPVVLEIHGGPHTQYGCSFFYEFQLLASNGFGVLFTNPRGSHGYGQTFVDAVRGDYGGNDYGDLMLAVDHVVALPWVDKARLGVTGGSYGGFMTNWIVGHTDRFKGAVTHRSISNWLSFYGVSDIGYTFTEFEINGNPWDDQALLLKRSPISYVKNVKTPTLVLHCEQDMRCPIEQGEQFYVYLKKLGVKTRLVRFPASNHELTRSGKPKLRLENMRHVVGWFLETVM from the coding sequence ATGAAAAGGCCTTTGTCAGAAACGGACTTGCTAAGGATGCAGTTTATCTCCTCCCCCGAGATGTCCCCCTGCGGCAAGACGATTGCCTTCGTTAAGACCCACATCGAGGGCGAGACGATGGAGTATCGCTCGCATATTTTTGCCGTACCTACCGGCGGTGGCGATTTGCACCAACTAACAGCTGGCGGCAAGGCTGAGACTGCGCCGCGCTTTTCACCCTGCGGCACAAAATTAGTTTTTGTCTCCGACCGCGGTGTAGATAAGCAGCTTTGGCTGCTAGACCTAAGTCTAGGGGGCGAAGCACGGCCCTTGACTACCATGCGCTATGGCGCGACTAACCCCGTGTGGTCGCCCGACGGACAACAGCTCGTCTTTTTATCGCGTGCTAGTGGTAGTGACGATGTCGCTAGGCTGCTTACGCCCCGTACCCAGCAGGAAAAAGAAGCGGAAGAAAAAAACCGCCGTGAGGAAGCCAAGGTAGTTGATAAGATTAAGTACAAAGCCGATGAAGCTATGGGCCTTCTTGATGGCAAGCATAGCCATGTATGGGTGGTAGGCTTAGAGGGTGGTACACCGCGCCGGCTGACCGAGGGAGATTTTGACCATCATAGCCCGAGCTTCTCGCCCTGCGGAAGCTACCTGGCTATTAGCAGCAACCGCGACAGCGACACGGAGTTTGCTCCCTACGACAGCGACATATATTCGGTAACTCTAGCCACTGGTGAAATTAAACGCCTAACTGCGACCCCTGGGCCGGCCGCTGACCCAGTATGGTCGCCTGATGGAAAGCACGTGGCCTATGTAGGGCACACGTTAGAGTACCGTTTCGCGACTTTAAATCGCATCTACCTGGTGTCGTCCTGTGGTGGCGAGCCGGTATGCGTGACTTCCGGCTTTGACCGCAGCATTGGTGACCACACTAATTCGGATTGTCGCTACGGCGATGGCGGGCGCTCCTTGACTTTTTCGGCCGACGGGCAACGCTTGTACTTCATGGCCAGCGACCGCGGCGACACCCATGTCTACGTGGTCAGGCTAGACACACGCACCGTAGATCAAGTCACCCGCGGGCGTCGCCATGTGCAGGGCTTATCATTCGATAAGAATACGAGCGTGGCCGCCATGTGCGAAGCAACTTTCTTGCAGCCTGCCGAAATTTACGTTCTCGAGGCGGATGGCAGCGAAAGGCAGCTAACCCATGTTAACGCCGCTCTGTTAGCCGAGATCTCACTCAGTGAGCCCGAGGAATTCTGGTACGAGGGCGTGGATGGCTGGGATATTCAGGGGTGGCTGATGAAGCCTGTGAACTTTGCAGAGGGGAAGAAGTACCCCGTTGTTTTAGAAATACATGGCGGGCCACACACGCAGTACGGGTGTTCCTTTTTCTATGAGTTTCAGCTGCTCGCCAGTAATGGCTTTGGCGTGCTCTTTACCAACCCACGCGGCAGCCATGGGTACGGGCAGACCTTTGTCGACGCTGTGCGCGGCGACTATGGCGGCAATGACTATGGCGACTTGATGCTCGCCGTAGACCACGTTGTGGCTCTGCCATGGGTAGACAAAGCGCGCCTCGGAGTTACGGGGGGAAGCTATGGCGGCTTTATGACCAACTGGATAGTGGGGCATACGGATCGCTTCAAGGGCGCAGTAACACACCGTAGCATCTCAAATTGGCTGAGCTTCTACGGCGTGAGCGACATTGGCTATACTTTTACCGAGTTTGAGATAAATGGAAATCCATGGGATGACCAAGCGCTGCTGCTCAAGCGCTCTCCCATTAGCTATGTCAAAAACGTCAAGACCCCTACCTTGGTCTTGCACTGCGAGCAAGACATGCGCTGTCCCATTGAGCAGGGCGAGCAATTCTATGTCTACCTCAAAAAGCTCGGGGTTAAGACGCGCCTAGTGCGCTTTCCGGCGTCTAACCATGAGCTGACGCGAAGTGGCAAGCCGAAACTGCGCCTCGAGAATATGCGCCATGTGGTGGGCTGGTTCTTAGAAACAGTCATGTAG
- a CDS encoding phosphotransferase, producing the protein MKMRQLLHDHYHIDVACAELLTTGRINRTYKITTVDGLLYCLKVYSDAVEDKRIQDGLEVTSYLAPLGFPVPQVVTARGHQPLLSLDKRRYLLLKFIPGRNISRRLLGLAECLSMGKMLGSIHQSLRNFPTADKLYSTLWKGSQASLPRVFDLLKVVQAKEYRDAFDIFALDSLTYRIQAMQSLDVAPEQFFHLARQAIHGDYHLDNIIFGERGEVSGVLDFDQTCYAFPSLELMRAISFTCFDGQDFNYAWAKAILQGYQAVGGNLTPADYLEMPRLWYCQLLRGLFGLSEHYSGAADPRQDEAAQGRHHTMVWLGENLTEIRDFVWSVTQG; encoded by the coding sequence ATGAAGATGCGGCAGCTGCTTCACGACCACTACCACATCGATGTCGCCTGTGCAGAGCTTCTGACCACAGGGCGTATAAACCGTACCTATAAAATAACCACAGTCGATGGCCTGCTCTACTGTCTGAAGGTCTATAGTGATGCGGTAGAGGACAAGCGTATTCAGGACGGTTTAGAGGTGACCAGCTACCTCGCCCCTTTAGGATTTCCCGTTCCTCAGGTGGTGACAGCGAGAGGCCACCAGCCCTTGCTAAGCCTCGACAAGCGACGCTACTTACTGCTCAAATTTATCCCTGGCCGAAATATATCACGCCGCCTGCTTGGCCTCGCTGAATGCCTTAGCATGGGCAAAATGCTAGGCAGTATCCACCAGAGTCTGCGTAACTTCCCCACGGCAGACAAGCTGTACAGCACCTTATGGAAGGGAAGCCAGGCCTCGCTACCGCGCGTTTTTGACTTGCTCAAAGTTGTACAGGCTAAGGAGTATCGCGACGCCTTCGACATTTTCGCCCTAGACTCCCTGACCTATCGTATCCAAGCCATGCAGAGCCTCGATGTTGCCCCCGAGCAATTCTTTCACTTAGCGCGCCAAGCCATACATGGCGACTACCATCTCGACAACATCATCTTCGGTGAGAGGGGCGAGGTTAGCGGCGTGCTTGACTTCGACCAGACTTGCTATGCCTTCCCCTCACTTGAGCTCATGCGCGCTATTAGCTTCACCTGCTTTGACGGCCAAGACTTCAATTACGCTTGGGCCAAGGCCATTTTACAGGGCTACCAGGCGGTCGGTGGCAATCTCACCCCAGCAGATTATCTAGAGATGCCCCGCCTCTGGTACTGCCAGCTACTGCGCGGTCTCTTTGGTTTAAGCGAGCACTACAGCGGCGCGGCCGACCCTAGGCAGGACGAAGCAGCCCAAGGTCGACACCACACCATGGTTTGGCTGGGCGAAAACCTGACAGAGATCCGAGACTTTGTCTGGAGCGTAACGCAAGGGTAA
- a CDS encoding oligosaccharide flippase family protein, which yields MRQNSLIGGTVVLGLAAICNRIIGIAFRAYVVRAVGEEALGLYQMAFPLYTGIASVATAGISIGVAKIVTDHRQKGSMSGATSTLKAGCLLALITSFLSMLILFFGRHIIAVDLLKDERTLLPLLALIPALPIIAMAGALRGFCQGMRFMSLVALGLLIEQVAHTVFALAIIARLGSSPPETLAMGLALGYTGGELLGLISIGLSALLATRHHKAPAPGQMAPLIAMVLPVATGRIFLALSSTLNNVLLPRSLRFMGYSATEAAVLYGQLTGMALSVLFLPAVLTFPLASNLLPAMAESTHSTSPKQKQHRFQRGLSYALLLGMPSSVLFITVGPELCQLLFGVPAAGQLLALLGWVAWLIYLQHITTATLQGLGKPALPTRNAVISTLLSSLTIIILSRFYGSLGITAAVFAIMVGTSCGAVLGLVAVLKETGGTKATTSIILRGATAAAVSLFMTLYALDVLALAGLPRILLAGVVIALSFYPLALIFKLHRA from the coding sequence ATGCGCCAAAACTCGCTCATCGGTGGCACTGTGGTGCTCGGCCTCGCCGCAATCTGTAACCGCATCATCGGCATCGCCTTTCGCGCCTATGTCGTGCGAGCAGTGGGAGAGGAAGCACTAGGGCTGTACCAAATGGCCTTTCCGCTCTATACAGGCATCGCCTCCGTGGCTACCGCCGGCATCTCCATTGGCGTAGCCAAAATTGTCACCGACCACCGCCAAAAAGGCAGCATGAGCGGTGCTACCTCTACTCTCAAGGCGGGGTGCCTACTGGCCCTCATCACGTCTTTTCTTAGCATGCTCATACTCTTCTTCGGTCGACACATCATTGCCGTAGACCTGCTCAAAGATGAACGAACACTGCTACCCCTGCTAGCCCTTATCCCTGCCTTGCCCATCATCGCTATGGCAGGTGCACTGCGCGGTTTCTGCCAGGGTATGCGGTTTATGTCGCTTGTGGCACTAGGGCTCCTCATTGAGCAAGTGGCGCACACCGTGTTTGCGCTCGCCATCATCGCCCGGTTAGGGTCGTCACCCCCGGAGACCCTGGCCATGGGACTCGCGCTCGGCTACACCGGCGGCGAGCTCTTGGGCCTTATCAGCATCGGGCTCTCGGCACTACTCGCTACTAGGCACCACAAGGCCCCTGCCCCAGGTCAGATGGCACCCCTAATCGCCATGGTTCTGCCGGTGGCAACTGGGCGCATCTTTCTCGCCCTTAGCTCCACACTTAATAATGTTCTGCTCCCCCGCTCGCTCCGCTTCATGGGCTATTCTGCAACCGAAGCGGCCGTTTTATATGGGCAACTAACGGGCATGGCTCTAAGCGTGCTCTTTCTGCCCGCGGTACTAACTTTCCCCCTGGCCAGCAATCTCTTGCCGGCGATGGCCGAAAGCACCCACTCTACCAGCCCCAAGCAAAAACAGCACCGCTTTCAGCGCGGGCTAAGTTATGCTCTCCTACTTGGCATGCCAAGCAGCGTCCTCTTTATCACCGTCGGCCCAGAGCTTTGTCAGCTGCTCTTTGGTGTACCTGCCGCAGGGCAACTACTCGCACTGCTAGGCTGGGTGGCCTGGCTCATCTACCTGCAGCACATTACCACCGCGACTTTACAAGGCCTAGGCAAGCCTGCTCTACCAACGCGAAACGCAGTCATATCTACCTTACTTAGTAGCCTTACCATCATTATACTGTCACGTTTTTATGGCTCTTTAGGCATCACCGCGGCCGTCTTTGCCATCATGGTCGGTACATCCTGTGGCGCGGTGCTCGGCTTGGTGGCCGTACTAAAAGAGACCGGGGGAACAAAAGCTACCACGAGCATCATACTGCGCGGGGCAACTGCCGCGGCGGTCTCTCTGTTTATGACGCTCTACGCCCTAGATGTCTTGGCGCTAGCCGGCCTGCCCCGCATCCTGCTTGCTGGTGTAGTAATCGCGCTTTCTTTCTATCCTCTCGCCCTAATTTTCAAGCTCCACCGCGCCTGA